ATTAATGCGCAACTATGATATTGCTTACGTAGGCACTTTGCCATACAGTGGCATTGCAATACCCATGTGAATGCAAAATCTCAGGTTGGCAAATGTCCGTCTCCCGCGCGAAGCAACGTCAGGCCCAAGACCGGATCAACCAGGCTGCCAGCCTGGCAAAGTCGCTTGCAAAGCCGTTCGGCGGCTGGATCGCCACGTTTCAGGAAGCGATCGGGATGAACGCGCCCGCCCTTGCCGAACGTCTCGATGTGTCGCGCAACACGATTTACGCATCGATCAAGAATGAGCAGGCGGGAACGATCTCGCTGAACCAGCTCGAGAAGATCGCCGAAGCCATGGGCGGACGTGTCGTCTATGGCATCGTCCCACGCGAGGGCCCAGTCGAGGAGATCGTCCTGGCTCAAGCGCGCGCAAAAGCCCGCCGCATCATTCAGCGCACGCGCGCGCACATGGCGCTCGAAGAGCAAAGCGAGGGGCTGCGCAGCGAGGCCGAGATGGTCGAGGAACTGGCGGCCGACATCATCCGCGAAGGCCGACGGGATTTCTGGCAATGACGCTGGAGTTTCATGAACCCGCTGGGGCGACGCCCCTGACACCGGACGAATTGCTTGGCCTCAAGGCCAAGCACATCGCGACCCGCGGCGAGTTGAACGAGCTCGAAGGCGAGAACATCATCACCGGTCTGACTTGGCTCGACCGACGATCCAAGTCGTTCGATCTGCTGACCGATGCTGCCGTCCGCGAGATCCACAAGCGCCTCTTCGGCGAGGTCTGGGATTGGGCGGGCGTCTATCGCTTGACCGAGAAGAACATCGGCGTGCCGGTCTGGCACATTTCGACCGAGCTACGCACCTGCCTCGATGACGCTCGCTACTGGCGTGACCACAAGAGCTTTGATCGACTGGAAGCAACTGCGCGCCTTCATCATCGCTTGGTCTGGATCCATCCCTTCGCGAACGGAAACGGACGTTGGGCCCGAATCGTGGCAGACGCCTACTTGGCGAAGATCGATCCGGATATCTTCCTCGACTGGTCCGGCGGCGGAACGCTGAGCGCCGACAGTGCACACCGCTCGGCTTATATCGCGGCGCTGAGATCGGCCGATCAGCACAACTTTGATCCCCTGGTGACGCTCGTCAGGTCAATCGCCCGATAGTCCTCACCCGAACCGCCGCCCTTCTTCGGTGAAGCTGTACTCGTTCACGATGATGCCGTCCTCGATGGCCTCGTCCGAGGTGAGGTGTTCGTATTCGGCTTCAAGCTGGCGGTAGAGCCAGCGGGCCAGATCGCGCAGCGCCTCGGTCACGGTCTCCTCTGCGTCCTCGGTGGGCGGCTGCCAGGTCGGGCTGTCGCGCGTGACGTCGATCGACATGGTGTATTCGTGGCAGTAGCGGCCACGGTGGCTGACCTCGGCGGCGAGCTGGTAGAAGTTGCGCCGCTGGATCGCCTGCAGCCGGTCAGCGATACCGTGTAAGGTTGTGTCTTGGGGCGCATAGTCCCGGATGCGCGCGGCTCCGCCCTTGGCGTGGCTGAGGTATGCTTCAAAACAGGCCCCATCCCCCTGGCTCCAGAACCCTGAAAACCAGATGCAGGGCTTGGCCCGCGTCCCGCCACCCATCAGGCGGACGGGGGTGGTCTT
The nucleotide sequence above comes from Roseicitreum antarcticum. Encoded proteins:
- a CDS encoding helix-turn-helix domain-containing protein, with the translated sequence MSVSRAKQRQAQDRINQAASLAKSLAKPFGGWIATFQEAIGMNAPALAERLDVSRNTIYASIKNEQAGTISLNQLEKIAEAMGGRVVYGIVPREGPVEEIVLAQARAKARRIIQRTRAHMALEEQSEGLRSEAEMVEELAADIIREGRRDFWQ
- a CDS encoding mobile mystery protein B encodes the protein MTLEFHEPAGATPLTPDELLGLKAKHIATRGELNELEGENIITGLTWLDRRSKSFDLLTDAAVREIHKRLFGEVWDWAGVYRLTEKNIGVPVWHISTELRTCLDDARYWRDHKSFDRLEATARLHHRLVWIHPFANGNGRWARIVADAYLAKIDPDIFLDWSGGGTLSADSAHRSAYIAALRSADQHNFDPLVTLVRSIAR
- a CDS encoding antitoxin of toxin-antitoxin stability system, translating into MPEIICTTVYQFPELSDAAKDKARSWYRELGPHDDWWDAVYEDFEQVCEILGIRLKTTPVRLMGGGTRAKPCIWFSGFWSQGDGACFEAYLSHAKGGAARIRDYAPQDTTLHGIADRLQAIQRRNFYQLAAEVSHRGRYCHEYTMSIDVTRDSPTWQPPTEDAEETVTEALRDLARWLYRQLEAEYEHLTSDEAIEDGIIVNEYSFTEEGRRFG